Proteins from one Impatiens glandulifera chromosome 2, dImpGla2.1, whole genome shotgun sequence genomic window:
- the LOC124927182 gene encoding zinc-finger homeodomain protein 2-like has translation MEFDENDDEMGIPDYGSAVGNAASAAGERGISGEDRGGGGGGYRYRECLKNHAVNIGGNAVDGCCEFMAAGDEGTIDALLCAACNCHRNFHRKEVEGGGGGGGFRYGPQSHHRYSGGAAVPAYPKQSRLLTLHSSFSREDDEATNPSSIGGGGGGGVGSKKRFRTKFSEEQKEKMLAFSESVGWRIQKQDEAAIEEFCGEAGVNRQVLKIWMHNNKQNLGKKP, from the coding sequence ATGGAATTCGATGAGAACGACGACGAAATGGGGATTCCCGATTATGGTTCAGCGGTTGGGAATGCCGCCTCCGCCGCCGGAGAAAGAGGAATCTCCGGCGAAGacagaggaggaggaggaggaggatatAGATATCGTGAATGTCTAAAGAACCATGCAGTCAACATTGGCGGAAATGCAGTTGACGGTTGCTGCGAATTCATGGCTGCTGGAGATGAAGGCACTATTGACGCATTACTCTGCGCCGCTTGTAATTGCCATCGTAATTTCCATCGGAAAGAAGTTGAAGGAGGCGGCGGAGGAGGAGGATTTCGATATGGGCCGCAGTCGCACCACCGTTACAGTGGTGGTGCGGCGGTGCCGGCGTACCCTAAGCAGTCACGGCTACTGACCCTGCATTCATCGTTTTCTAGGGAAGACGATGAGGCGACGAACCCTAGCAGCATCGGCGGCGGTGGCGGCGGCGGTGTGGGTTCAAAGAAGCGGTTTAGGACGAAATTTAGTGAAGAACAGAAGGAGAAAATGCTTGCGTTTTCGGAGAGCGTTGGGTGGAGAATTCAGAAACAGGATGAAGCGGCTATTGAAGAGTTTTGCGGTGAGGCTGGCGTTAATCGCCAGGTGTTGAAGATTTGGATGCATAATAACAAACAAAATCTTGGTAAGAAACCTTGA
- the LOC124927113 gene encoding serine/threonine-protein kinase-like protein At3g51990 codes for MGYFSCNSKSSISICNPYKSSTQIKTIHVRNFSYSDLQTATNGFSSDNFLGKGSHGSVYRAVLDDGKLIAAVKRPPASENTHVENEIEILACVRSPRIVNLVGFGIDSKERKLIVVELMPNGTLFDSLHITSKPPGWNRRVRFAVQDSRAILHLHSLDPPVIHRDIKSSNILIDSESNARLGDFGLALRGHIEDVHLKCTPPAGTLGYLDPSYLAPGDLTSKSDVFSFGILLLEIITGRNAIDMNFSPPSVINWAIPLIRIGHYDAICDRRIGPPEDPFVSSELAIIASRCVLPEAVKRPEIAEVVEWLKAVKRRIVTWRRHVNCGGIIRSGSSQIKYEPLDDKLLRSGRSRWSRKASNVVPATEETVGGGNDRMVRSRSVGSVWEMMKEDRRLDRCLERVGFGVKTSTVVRLRKAKSMAAISCGDGNLEMSKLLGNVEKMGINRNNNK; via the exons ATGGGTTATTTCTCCTGCAATTCCAAATCCTCCATTTCCATCTGCAATCCATACAAATCATCTACACAAATCAAAACAATCCACGTCAGAAATTTCTCATATTCCGATCTTCAAACCGCCACTAATGGCTTCTCCTCCGATAATTTCCTCGGAAAAGGAAGTCACGGTTCTGTTTACAGAGCCGTATTAGACGACGGTAAACTTATCGCCGCCGTGAAAAGGCCACCGGCGTCGGAGAATACTCACGTTGAGAATGAGATCGAGATCCTTGCTTGTGTACGAAGCCCTAGGATTGTTAATTTGGTAGGGTTTGGAATTGATTCTAAGGAGAGGAAATTGATTGTTGTTGAATTAATGCCAAACGGGACTTTATTTGACTCGCTTCATATCACTAGTAAACCGCCCGGTTGGAATAGACGTGTCCGGTTCGCGGTTCAGGATTCTAGAgctattcttcatcttcattcatTGGATCCGCCGGTCATTCACAG GGACATAAAGTCATCAAACATTCTAATAGACTCAGAATCAAACGCGCGATTAGGAGATTTCGGGTTAGCGTTAAGAGGACACATAGAAGACGTCCACTTAAAATGCACACCACCCGCCGGTACATTAGGTTACCTAGATCCAAGCTATCTCGCACCAGGTGATCTCACTTCAAAATCCGACGTTTTCAGCTTCGGCATTCTCCTTCTCGAAATCATCACCGGCCGTAACGCAATCGACATGAATTTCAGTCCACCTTCAGTAATCAATTGGGCCATTCCCCTAATTCGAATCGGCCATTACGACGCCATATGCGACCGTAGAATCGGTCCTCCTGAAGATCCTTTCGTTTCATCCGAACTCGCGATTATCGCAAGCAGATGCGTTTTACCGGAAGCGGTAAAGCGACCGGAGATCGCGGAGGTTGTTGAGTGGTTGAAAGCGGTGAAGAGACGAATAGTCACGTGGCGCCGGCACGTGAACTGCGGTGGGATTATTAGGTCAGGATCTAGTCAGATTAAATATGAACCGTTGGATGATAAATTGTTGAGATCTGGACGGAGTAGATGGAGTAGGAAAGCTTCGAATGTTGTTCCGGCGACGGAAGAAACGGTTGGTGGGGGGAATGATCGTATGGTTCGATCTAGATCGGTTGGATCTGTTTGGGAGATGATGAAAGAAGATAGACGGTTGGATCGATGTTTGGAAAGGGTGGGATTTGGTGTGAAAACGTCCACGGTAGTTAGATTGAGGAAGGCGAAATCAATGGCTGCTATTTCATGTGGTGATGGAAATTTAGAAATGTCTAAATTGTTGGGTAATGTAGAGAAAATGGGCATTAATAGGAATAATAacaaataa